From Pseudarthrobacter equi, a single genomic window includes:
- a CDS encoding glucarate dehydratase family protein, with protein sequence MTTTFNPAQHLNQVRITGVTITPVAFKDPPLLNTVGVHEPFALRAIIEVLTDSGVSGFGETYGDAGHLARLQLAAASLAGVDVFNINTLRSRIAQALSVDTIEGGHGMSGMVTGSSTADRVLSAFDVAALDIQGKLLGRPVSDLLGGAVRDSVQFSGYLFYKWAGHPGQEEDRWGAALDPEGIVRQARAMVDFYGFGALKLKAGVFPPEEEIAAIHALRAEFPDLPLRIDPNAAWTVETSIRVGKELDGVLEYLEDPTPGIGGMAAVRREVGMPLATNMCVVSFADVAPAVAAGAVDVILSDHHFWGGLRRSQFLAGITETFGLGLSMHSNSHLGISLAAMVHLAAATPNLDYACDTHWPWKDPEEDVIEGGVLRFTDGAVGVPTAPGLGITVDRDALERLHRQYLDCGLRSRDDTGYMQRLHPSYQLQSPRW encoded by the coding sequence GTGACCACTACCTTCAATCCCGCCCAGCACCTCAACCAGGTTCGCATCACCGGTGTGACCATCACGCCCGTCGCATTCAAGGACCCGCCACTCCTTAATACTGTCGGCGTCCATGAACCCTTCGCCCTGCGCGCCATCATCGAGGTCCTCACGGATTCGGGCGTATCGGGCTTCGGCGAGACCTATGGCGACGCCGGCCACCTGGCACGGCTGCAGCTGGCAGCCGCATCCCTGGCCGGCGTGGACGTCTTCAACATCAACACCCTCCGCAGCCGCATCGCGCAGGCCCTCAGCGTGGACACCATCGAGGGCGGCCACGGCATGAGCGGCATGGTCACCGGATCCAGCACGGCGGACCGCGTCCTGTCCGCCTTCGACGTCGCGGCACTGGATATCCAGGGGAAGCTCCTGGGCCGTCCCGTCAGCGACCTGCTGGGCGGCGCAGTCCGGGACTCCGTGCAGTTCAGCGGCTACCTGTTCTACAAATGGGCCGGGCATCCGGGCCAGGAGGAGGACCGGTGGGGTGCCGCACTGGACCCGGAAGGCATTGTCCGGCAAGCACGGGCGATGGTGGACTTCTACGGCTTCGGCGCCCTGAAGCTGAAGGCCGGCGTCTTCCCGCCCGAGGAAGAAATCGCCGCCATCCATGCCCTCCGCGCGGAGTTCCCGGACCTGCCGCTGCGCATCGACCCCAACGCCGCCTGGACCGTGGAGACCTCCATCCGGGTGGGGAAAGAACTGGACGGCGTCCTGGAATACCTTGAAGACCCCACGCCGGGGATCGGCGGCATGGCGGCGGTCCGCAGGGAAGTGGGCATGCCGCTGGCCACCAATATGTGCGTTGTCAGCTTCGCGGACGTGGCCCCCGCGGTCGCGGCCGGCGCCGTGGACGTCATTCTCTCCGACCACCATTTCTGGGGCGGCCTGCGCCGCAGCCAGTTCCTTGCCGGGATCACCGAAACCTTCGGGCTTGGCCTGTCGATGCACTCCAACTCACACCTCGGCATCAGCCTGGCCGCGATGGTCCACCTTGCTGCGGCCACCCCCAACCTCGATTACGCCTGCGATACGCACTGGCCATGGAAGGACCCGGAGGAGGACGTCATCGAGGGCGGTGTCCTCCGGTTCACGGACGGTGCCGTGGGGGTCCCCACGGCACCCGGCCTGGGCATTACGGTGGACCGGGACGCCCTGGAGCGCCTGCACCGGCAGTACCTGGACTGCGGGCTGCGGAGCCGTGACGATACCGGTTACATGCAGCGCCTGCACCCCTCCTACCAGCTGCAGAGCCCCCGCTGGTGA
- a CDS encoding 2-hydroxyacid dehydrogenase, with amino-acid sequence MSAPDSIQSLRIVVTDPIISRFEEALRSDGGAHHWDMAAAWSPERRAAALAGADVVVCSALPPSEAEAAGNARLVHVTGAGYDKISFPHLASGTAVANTFHHARPIAEHVLMVTLMLSRNVVRADREVRNGQWRTIATTPDVPFHPVLSDLVLGVVGLGSIGAEVARVAAAMGMTVRAVRRNPTVPLPAGVQLDWVGGNADLPALLAGSDVVVVTVPLAEDTRGMIGAAELAAMKPSAILINVARGAVVDQAALYAALSERRIAGAGLDVWWGTPAEGVVPPAEWPFAELDNTVLTPHHSGHARVTFERRARDIAANIARLASGLPLHNVVRTSPVPAG; translated from the coding sequence GTGAGCGCACCGGACAGTATCCAATCCTTGCGGATCGTGGTCACCGATCCCATCATCAGCCGCTTCGAAGAGGCGTTAAGGTCCGACGGCGGCGCGCACCACTGGGACATGGCTGCGGCATGGTCTCCGGAAAGGCGGGCCGCGGCACTTGCCGGTGCCGACGTCGTCGTCTGTTCCGCCCTTCCCCCTTCTGAAGCGGAAGCCGCGGGCAACGCCCGGCTGGTCCATGTGACCGGCGCCGGATACGACAAGATTTCCTTTCCGCACTTGGCTTCCGGGACGGCGGTGGCCAACACCTTCCACCATGCCCGGCCCATCGCGGAGCATGTCCTGATGGTCACCCTCATGTTGTCGCGGAACGTGGTCCGGGCAGACCGCGAGGTTCGGAACGGCCAGTGGCGGACCATCGCCACCACCCCGGACGTTCCGTTCCACCCTGTGCTCAGCGACCTGGTGCTCGGCGTGGTGGGGCTGGGGTCCATTGGCGCGGAGGTGGCGCGGGTTGCCGCTGCCATGGGGATGACGGTCCGGGCCGTGCGCCGCAACCCCACCGTGCCGCTGCCCGCCGGGGTGCAGCTGGACTGGGTGGGCGGGAATGCCGATCTTCCGGCTCTCCTGGCAGGGTCCGACGTCGTTGTGGTCACGGTTCCCCTGGCGGAGGACACCCGCGGCATGATCGGCGCTGCGGAGCTGGCCGCGATGAAGCCCTCCGCGATCCTGATCAACGTGGCGCGCGGCGCCGTGGTGGACCAGGCAGCGCTTTACGCCGCCCTCTCGGAGCGGCGGATCGCCGGGGCAGGCCTGGACGTGTGGTGGGGTACGCCTGCCGAAGGCGTGGTTCCGCCGGCGGAATGGCCGTTCGCGGAACTGGACAACACGGTCCTCACGCCGCACCACTCGGGCCATGCACGGGTAACGTTCGAGCGCCGGGCCCGGGACATCGCAGCCAACATCGCACGGCTGGCCAGCGGATTGCCGCTGCACAATGTTGTCAGGACGAGCCCAGTACCAGCTGGATGA
- a CDS encoding ABC transporter ATP-binding protein: protein MKTAADPSTLQNPRGPAGPAGAQAHDVVLQVSDLAVDIRTHRGTVRAVNSVGFEARAGETLALLGESGCGKSMTAKALAGIMDPVCDLADGQIVLNGTDLAALTPKERLKFAGPELGIVFQDALTALNPVYTVGTQLGEAFRIHRGLNAKQARAEAIDLMKRVGIPEPESRVNSYPHQFSGGMRQRILIAMAVALNPRLLIADEPTTALDVTVQAQIMQLLRKLREEGQMAVILITHDLAVVAEEADSVAVMYAGNVVESGPVAEVFADPRHPYTKGLLESVPVHLERGDQLKSIPGSPPELHDIPSGCVYQSRCPMVQDICRAERPALRSAGRRRTQSGATAPADLARATSAGTNDGGATVRPVRTAACHFSEEITNA, encoded by the coding sequence GTGAAAACAGCTGCCGACCCATCTACGCTCCAGAACCCCCGGGGCCCTGCCGGCCCGGCCGGCGCCCAGGCGCATGACGTTGTCCTGCAGGTCAGCGACCTCGCCGTGGACATCAGGACCCACCGTGGCACCGTCCGGGCCGTCAACAGCGTGGGCTTCGAAGCCCGGGCCGGGGAGACCCTTGCCCTGCTGGGTGAATCCGGCTGCGGAAAGTCCATGACGGCCAAGGCACTGGCGGGCATCATGGACCCGGTCTGCGACCTTGCCGACGGGCAGATTGTCCTGAACGGGACGGACCTGGCCGCGCTGACCCCGAAGGAACGGCTGAAGTTTGCCGGGCCGGAGCTGGGCATCGTCTTCCAGGACGCGTTGACCGCACTTAACCCCGTATATACGGTGGGCACCCAGCTGGGGGAGGCGTTCCGGATCCACCGGGGCCTGAACGCCAAGCAGGCCCGTGCAGAAGCCATCGACCTGATGAAGCGTGTGGGCATCCCGGAACCCGAATCGAGGGTCAATTCCTACCCGCACCAGTTCTCCGGCGGCATGCGCCAGCGCATTCTCATCGCCATGGCAGTGGCGCTGAATCCGCGGCTGCTGATCGCCGATGAGCCCACCACCGCCCTGGACGTCACGGTCCAGGCGCAGATCATGCAGTTGCTGCGCAAGCTCCGCGAAGAGGGCCAGATGGCCGTCATCCTCATCACCCACGACCTTGCGGTGGTGGCCGAGGAAGCGGATTCCGTGGCCGTGATGTACGCCGGGAACGTGGTGGAGAGCGGGCCGGTGGCCGAGGTCTTCGCTGATCCCCGCCACCCCTACACCAAGGGCCTGCTGGAATCCGTGCCCGTGCACCTGGAACGCGGCGACCAGCTCAAATCCATCCCGGGCAGCCCCCCGGAGCTCCACGACATCCCGTCCGGCTGCGTCTACCAGTCCCGCTGCCCCATGGTGCAGGACATCTGCCGCGCCGAGCGCCCGGCACTGCGCTCGGCAGGCCGCCGTCGTACGCAAAGCGGTGCCACCGCTCCTGCGGACCTGGCGCGGGCAACGTCCGCAGGAACCAACGACGGCGGCGCAACAGTCCGTCCCGTGCGCACGGCCGCGTGCCACTTCAGCGAGGAGATCACCAATGCCTGA
- a CDS encoding LysR family transcriptional regulator, with product MFSLPQLEAFVAVAEELHFGAAAERLNMTQPPLSRQIQMLEKKLNTTLFSRTSRKVELTAAGATLLPRARQILDMCIKTDMDVRRVSSGQAGTITVGYTAIAGQSALPMMLRKAAEGMPGVSFVLRELVSTDQMDGLVKGNVDIGLLRPIVARPGVVSRPLMQDRLVVAVPEGNPILGNTGIADGQPLPLGSLDRRPLLMYSTKEARYFHDLVLRLFASAGAHANITQYASQVPALLAFVQAGLGVTLVPASAMAFAPPGVEFHEIDGRHGMQELNRVDLELAWNEETANPAVLRLLELIGETMPAAGAPAG from the coding sequence ATGTTTTCGCTGCCCCAGTTAGAAGCCTTCGTGGCCGTGGCCGAGGAACTGCATTTCGGCGCCGCTGCCGAACGGCTCAACATGACCCAACCGCCGCTCAGCCGGCAGATCCAGATGCTGGAAAAGAAGCTCAACACCACGCTGTTCAGCCGGACCAGCCGGAAGGTGGAACTGACCGCAGCGGGCGCAACCCTGCTGCCCAGGGCCCGTCAGATCCTGGACATGTGCATCAAGACAGACATGGACGTCCGCCGGGTTTCCTCCGGGCAGGCGGGGACCATCACCGTGGGCTACACGGCGATTGCCGGCCAGAGCGCGCTGCCCATGATGCTCCGGAAGGCGGCCGAAGGGATGCCCGGGGTGTCCTTTGTGCTGCGGGAGCTCGTGTCCACTGACCAGATGGACGGCTTGGTGAAGGGCAATGTGGACATCGGCCTGCTGCGGCCCATCGTGGCCCGGCCGGGGGTGGTGTCCCGGCCGCTGATGCAGGACAGGCTGGTGGTGGCGGTGCCCGAGGGGAACCCGATCCTGGGCAACACCGGAATCGCCGACGGCCAGCCGCTGCCGTTGGGATCCCTGGACCGGCGCCCGCTGCTGATGTACTCCACCAAGGAGGCCCGGTATTTCCACGACCTGGTGCTGCGCCTGTTCGCCAGTGCCGGCGCCCATGCCAACATCACCCAGTACGCCAGCCAGGTACCGGCGCTGCTGGCGTTCGTCCAGGCCGGGCTCGGAGTGACCCTGGTTCCTGCCTCGGCCATGGCCTTCGCCCCGCCCGGGGTGGAGTTCCACGAAATCGACGGCCGCCACGGCATGCAGGAACTGAACCGGGTGGACCTGGAGCTGGCCTGGAACGAGGAAACGGCAAATCCTGCGGTGCTGCGGCTCCTGGAGTTGATTGGGGAAACAATGCCGGCCGCGGGGGCGCCGGCCGGGTGA
- a CDS encoding ABC transporter substrate-binding protein, with translation MTSSSKLPFQATALRWPALAAVAVFGLSACSVANSDSAGGSAADTVRVVLGQEPPTLEACESNLTSTGVVVRSNVTEPLIERNPQSGELEPKLATEWKATSDREWTLKLREGVNFQDGTPFNAEAAAFTIDRAVNSKLGCNVEGYVFGDADLDVKAVDATTLTVTTPEPDPILPLRLSFLEVVPMSTSTTEKVREPIGTGPYKIESWDAGQKISLSSWDGYWGDKPAYSKAEYQWRSESSVRAAMITSGEADIAMGLSPDDNIGDLGVDYPNNETVALRMDANEAPLNDIRIRQAVNYAIDKEGIVNSLYQGKHQVAAQLVPEGIVGHNSGLKGWPFDLEKAKSLVAEAKAEGVDTSKQISLVVRSAQFPKITELAQVLQEQLSQAGLNVKLKMLETSQHLTYQVRPFAEDEGAVALMTQHGNQAGDAAFTVDQYMLSTGAQSYFGTPEFDAMIRKADAASGDARQKAFEEVFAYQNDKVVQFAHISHQTGILGKAKSVSYTPNSSSGDELRISEMTPAS, from the coding sequence ATGACGTCTTCTTCAAAGCTTCCCTTCCAGGCCACCGCGCTGAGGTGGCCGGCCCTCGCGGCCGTCGCAGTGTTTGGCCTCAGCGCCTGCAGCGTGGCCAATTCGGACAGCGCCGGAGGCAGCGCGGCGGACACTGTGCGCGTAGTGCTGGGCCAGGAACCGCCCACACTCGAGGCCTGTGAGTCCAACCTGACTTCCACCGGCGTTGTGGTTCGCTCGAACGTGACCGAGCCCCTGATCGAACGCAATCCGCAAAGCGGTGAACTCGAACCCAAGCTCGCCACCGAGTGGAAGGCCACCAGCGACAGGGAATGGACCCTGAAGCTCCGGGAGGGAGTCAACTTCCAGGACGGAACACCCTTCAACGCCGAGGCGGCAGCCTTCACCATCGACCGGGCGGTGAACTCCAAACTTGGCTGCAACGTTGAGGGCTATGTCTTCGGAGACGCCGACCTTGACGTCAAGGCCGTCGATGCCACCACCCTGACCGTGACAACGCCGGAGCCGGACCCCATCCTGCCGCTGCGGCTCTCCTTCCTCGAAGTGGTGCCGATGTCCACCAGCACCACCGAGAAGGTCCGCGAACCCATCGGCACCGGCCCTTACAAGATCGAGTCGTGGGACGCCGGCCAGAAGATCTCGCTCAGCAGCTGGGACGGTTACTGGGGCGACAAGCCTGCCTACTCCAAGGCGGAGTACCAGTGGCGCTCCGAAAGCTCTGTGCGTGCCGCCATGATCACCAGCGGTGAAGCGGACATTGCCATGGGACTGAGCCCGGATGACAACATCGGCGACCTCGGCGTTGACTACCCCAACAACGAAACAGTGGCGCTGCGCATGGACGCTAACGAAGCACCGCTCAATGACATCCGGATCCGCCAGGCGGTCAACTACGCCATCGACAAGGAAGGGATCGTCAACTCGCTCTACCAAGGCAAGCACCAGGTGGCTGCGCAGCTGGTCCCCGAAGGCATCGTGGGCCACAACTCCGGGCTGAAGGGCTGGCCGTTCGACCTCGAGAAGGCAAAGTCTCTGGTGGCAGAAGCCAAAGCCGAGGGCGTTGACACCTCCAAGCAGATTTCCCTGGTGGTCCGCAGCGCCCAGTTCCCCAAAATCACCGAACTGGCCCAGGTACTGCAGGAACAGCTCAGCCAGGCAGGCCTGAACGTGAAGCTGAAGATGCTCGAAACCAGCCAGCACCTGACCTACCAGGTCCGCCCGTTTGCCGAGGATGAAGGCGCCGTTGCCCTGATGACCCAGCACGGCAACCAGGCCGGTGACGCCGCCTTCACGGTGGACCAGTACATGCTCTCCACCGGAGCCCAGAGCTACTTCGGAACCCCGGAATTCGACGCCATGATCCGGAAGGCGGACGCTGCCTCCGGCGATGCCCGGCAGAAGGCCTTCGAGGAGGTCTTCGCCTACCAGAACGACAAGGTGGTCCAGTTCGCGCACATCTCGCACCAGACCGGCATCCTGGGCAAGGCCAAGTCCGTCTCCTACACGCCCAACTCGTCCAGCGGTGACGAGCTGCGCATCTCCGAGATGACCCCGGCCAGCTAA
- a CDS encoding sulfite exporter TauE/SafE family protein, which translates to MTGAEYAIIAGAIFLAACLQASSGFGMGMLAAPVIAIIDPELLPATLILLALLVTVMVTLTERQSLDLRGTGWALAGRVPGSVVGAWLVAVSSKEGMAWVVVAVVLAGLVLAGRGWAPRPRRTNLMVAGAASGIMGTATSIGGPPMALIWQGHEGPRLRGTMSAFFMVGSAISMAMLWLAGTVTQHMLVLALWMVPAVIAGYAASRYVNRFLSPPRLKKLAFAASAVGSALLVIQLVLGSS; encoded by the coding sequence GTGACCGGCGCCGAATACGCCATCATCGCCGGAGCCATCTTCCTGGCAGCCTGCCTGCAGGCCTCCAGTGGCTTCGGCATGGGCATGCTGGCGGCGCCGGTAATTGCCATCATCGATCCCGAACTGCTGCCCGCCACCCTGATCCTGCTCGCCCTGCTGGTCACGGTCATGGTGACGTTGACCGAGCGGCAAAGCCTGGACCTGCGCGGTACGGGCTGGGCGCTGGCGGGCAGGGTGCCGGGCAGCGTGGTGGGCGCCTGGCTGGTGGCGGTCTCCTCGAAGGAGGGGATGGCCTGGGTGGTGGTGGCCGTAGTGCTCGCCGGCCTGGTCCTGGCGGGCCGAGGCTGGGCACCTCGGCCCCGGCGGACCAACCTGATGGTGGCGGGAGCCGCGTCGGGCATCATGGGCACCGCCACGTCCATCGGCGGCCCGCCCATGGCGCTGATCTGGCAAGGCCATGAGGGGCCGCGGCTGCGCGGCACCATGAGCGCCTTCTTCATGGTGGGATCGGCCATTTCCATGGCCATGCTGTGGCTGGCGGGTACCGTCACCCAGCACATGCTGGTCCTGGCTCTGTGGATGGTTCCGGCGGTGATCGCCGGTTATGCGGCGTCCCGCTACGTCAACCGGTTCCTCAGCCCGCCACGGTTGAAGAAGCTCGCCTTTGCTGCGTCCGCGGTGGGGAGCGCGCTGCTGGTCATCCAGCTGGTACTGGGCTCGTCCTGA
- a CDS encoding ABC transporter permease, producing MTSSLTDGTAQEGQEERQPAGQPPTRNAPDARDGQPGLFRLLLKDRFATVAAFVLLLVGLTALVGPALMGDLATKQNLLFANKAPFTMAHGWEYFLGSDSLGRSMLARLVVASRTTLSVALPAVAVALLIGSLWGVWAGYHRGWRENVSMRVADVIMSFPSLLLAVVVLYVFSPSAANIVLILALTRIPIYLRTARAESAELQSRTFVDAARTFGAKPNAIIFRHVIPVVLPTLLTLATLEFCYVMLAESSLSFLGIGIQPPDVSWGLMVSQGRQYLQTAWWLSIFPGVAIVVTTIAANVLAAWLRIATDPAQRWRLALPRKRLIARIPVKEAQP from the coding sequence ATGACGAGTTCATTGACTGACGGCACCGCCCAAGAGGGGCAGGAAGAGCGGCAACCGGCCGGCCAGCCGCCCACCAGGAACGCACCGGACGCCCGGGACGGCCAGCCGGGCCTGTTCCGCCTCCTCCTCAAGGACCGTTTCGCCACCGTCGCCGCCTTTGTGCTGCTGCTGGTTGGCCTGACCGCTTTGGTGGGGCCCGCGCTCATGGGCGACCTCGCCACCAAGCAGAACCTGCTGTTCGCCAACAAGGCACCCTTCACCATGGCGCACGGCTGGGAGTACTTCCTGGGCAGCGATTCCCTGGGCCGCAGCATGCTGGCGCGCCTGGTGGTGGCCAGCAGGACCACCCTGTCCGTGGCGCTTCCCGCCGTCGCCGTGGCGCTGCTCATAGGCTCGCTGTGGGGCGTCTGGGCCGGGTACCACCGCGGCTGGCGGGAAAACGTCTCCATGCGCGTCGCCGATGTGATCATGAGCTTCCCCTCCCTGCTGCTCGCCGTCGTGGTCCTCTACGTCTTCAGCCCCTCGGCTGCCAACATCGTCCTGATCCTGGCGCTGACCCGCATTCCGATCTATCTCCGCACCGCCCGCGCCGAATCGGCTGAACTGCAAAGCCGCACCTTCGTGGACGCTGCCCGGACGTTCGGAGCCAAGCCCAACGCCATCATCTTCCGGCACGTCATCCCGGTGGTGCTGCCCACCCTGCTGACCCTGGCCACGCTGGAATTCTGCTACGTCATGCTGGCCGAATCCTCGCTGAGCTTCCTGGGCATCGGTATCCAGCCGCCGGACGTCAGCTGGGGCCTGATGGTCTCCCAGGGCCGGCAGTACCTGCAGACCGCGTGGTGGCTGTCCATCTTCCCGGGCGTCGCCATCGTGGTCACCACCATCGCCGCCAACGTGCTGGCAGCCTGGCTCAGGATCGCCACCGATCCTGCCCAGCGCTGGCGCCTGGCCCTTCCCCGCAAGCGGCTGATTGCCCGTATTCCCGTAAAGGAGGCACAGCCGTGA
- a CDS encoding FadR/GntR family transcriptional regulator produces the protein MSRNLTADLAADLRNRIVDGIIQPGEKLPSENTLISDFGVSRTVVRAALTRLQAEGLVETERGRGSFALTPPSDGPQAVPGARPVATTEDRLHLLEFRMGVETEAAALAARNHTERQLRAVGTALEAFTESAGHPSHAMKSDFDFHRAVAAASGNPYYSDCLAALGQTMIAMPRTRLMTGVEHYARDHFDQVVQEHRSILDAIADGDEAAAAAAMRSHLANSRRRFKASARPSGEPGPRPES, from the coding sequence ATGAGCCGGAACCTCACCGCGGACCTCGCCGCCGACCTTCGCAACCGCATCGTTGACGGCATCATCCAGCCGGGTGAGAAGCTTCCCAGCGAAAACACCCTGATCAGCGACTTCGGCGTCAGCCGGACCGTGGTGCGTGCCGCGCTGACGAGGCTCCAGGCCGAAGGGCTCGTGGAAACCGAACGGGGGCGCGGCAGCTTCGCCCTCACGCCGCCGTCGGACGGGCCCCAGGCTGTACCCGGGGCCCGTCCAGTGGCCACCACCGAGGACCGGCTGCACCTGCTGGAGTTCCGGATGGGCGTTGAGACGGAGGCCGCGGCCCTGGCGGCGCGCAACCATACGGAACGGCAACTGCGGGCTGTGGGCACTGCGCTGGAGGCGTTCACCGAGAGCGCGGGACACCCGTCCCATGCCATGAAATCGGACTTCGACTTCCACCGGGCGGTGGCGGCGGCCTCCGGCAACCCGTATTACTCCGACTGCCTCGCAGCACTGGGCCAGACGATGATTGCCATGCCCCGCACCCGGTTGATGACCGGCGTCGAGCACTACGCGCGGGACCACTTCGACCAGGTGGTCCAGGAGCACCGGTCCATCCTGGACGCCATCGCTGACGGTGACGAGGCTGCCGCCGCCGCGGCCATGCGCAGCCACCTGGCCAACTCCCGACGCCGGTTCAAGGCATCCGCGCGGCCGTCCGGCGAGCCTGGACCCAGGCCCGAGTCCTAA
- a CDS encoding ABC transporter permease — protein sequence MLTYLRKRIISSALPLVVVVVGVFALARMTGNPASLYLPLNATQQMRDDFTARNGLDQPLLVQMADYFGGVLRLDFGQSLRTGQDAAAMALRAFPATLQLAATTMVLAVVLAVIVGCWAALKPNGVADRISSFISMAAASIPDFWLAIVGIWIFAITLGWVPTSGVSGASAWVLPIATLLLRPFGVLVQIVRGSMVSALSEPYIKLARSRGAGELRVVTHHALRNAAAPALTVAGDLTVGLVNGAVVVETIFGWPGIGKLMIDSILQRDFAVLQAAVLLTAVAIFALNILIDMGYALLDARVRPVTVKA from the coding sequence ATGCTGACCTACTTGAGAAAGCGCATCATTTCCAGCGCCCTGCCGCTGGTGGTGGTAGTGGTTGGCGTCTTCGCGCTGGCCAGGATGACCGGCAACCCGGCCAGCCTGTACCTGCCGCTGAACGCCACCCAGCAGATGCGGGACGACTTCACGGCGCGCAACGGCCTGGACCAGCCGCTCCTGGTGCAGATGGCCGACTACTTCGGCGGGGTGCTGCGGCTCGACTTCGGGCAGTCCCTGCGGACCGGGCAGGACGCGGCCGCCATGGCGCTGCGTGCCTTCCCGGCCACCCTCCAGCTCGCGGCCACCACCATGGTGCTGGCCGTGGTGCTGGCGGTCATCGTGGGCTGCTGGGCTGCCCTGAAGCCGAACGGAGTTGCGGACAGGATCTCAAGCTTTATCTCCATGGCCGCGGCATCGATCCCGGACTTCTGGCTGGCCATCGTGGGCATCTGGATCTTCGCGATCACCCTGGGCTGGGTCCCCACCTCGGGGGTGTCGGGGGCCAGCGCCTGGGTGCTGCCCATCGCCACGCTGCTCCTGCGGCCGTTTGGTGTGCTGGTGCAGATTGTCCGCGGCTCCATGGTGTCCGCGCTTTCCGAGCCGTACATCAAACTGGCCCGCAGCCGCGGCGCCGGCGAGCTGCGGGTGGTCACCCACCACGCCCTGCGGAACGCCGCAGCGCCGGCCCTGACTGTGGCCGGTGACCTCACTGTGGGCCTCGTCAACGGCGCTGTGGTGGTGGAGACGATCTTCGGCTGGCCGGGCATCGGCAAGCTGATGATCGATTCGATCCTCCAGCGCGACTTCGCCGTCCTGCAGGCGGCGGTGCTGCTGACCGCCGTCGCGATCTTTGCCCTGAACATCCTTATCGACATGGGGTACGCGCTGCTGGATGCGCGCGTCCGTCCCGTGACGGTCAAGGCCTAG
- a CDS encoding ABC transporter ATP-binding protein produces MPEPLLSIEGLTKTFHVAKSASGNTRLKALDGISLSVGRGETLGLVGESGCGKSTLARTLMMLETPDEGTVSFEGTNPFGLKGKELLAWRRRVQMVFQDPFASLNARMSAGDIIAEPWATHRSLYPTSRERDERVKELLQMVGLRASDARKSPQEFSGGQRQRIGIARALALKPDVIILDEPVSALDLSVQAQVLNLLNELQKELGVSYIFISHDLTVVRHVADRVAVMYLGRIIETGETEEVFDHPRHPYTAALMSASPKLDVTGAKRDRIVLQGELPSPLDPPSGCRFRTRCWKAQDICAEVAPEPQVLTAPDGRRHLAECHFPLDTIKGLTGAAAAAATANAL; encoded by the coding sequence ATGCCTGAACCGCTTCTGAGCATTGAGGGCCTGACCAAGACCTTCCACGTGGCCAAAAGTGCCAGCGGGAACACCCGGCTCAAGGCCCTGGACGGCATCAGCCTCAGCGTGGGCCGCGGGGAGACCCTGGGCCTGGTGGGTGAGTCCGGCTGCGGCAAATCCACCCTGGCGCGCACGCTGATGATGCTGGAAACTCCTGATGAAGGGACCGTCAGCTTCGAGGGGACCAACCCATTCGGCCTCAAGGGCAAGGAACTGCTGGCCTGGCGCCGGCGGGTCCAGATGGTCTTCCAGGACCCTTTCGCATCGCTCAACGCCCGGATGAGCGCGGGCGACATCATCGCCGAACCCTGGGCCACCCACCGGAGCCTCTACCCCACGTCCCGGGAGCGGGATGAACGGGTGAAGGAACTGCTGCAGATGGTGGGGCTGCGGGCCTCCGACGCCCGGAAGTCGCCGCAGGAGTTCTCCGGCGGCCAGCGCCAGCGCATCGGCATCGCCCGGGCACTCGCCTTGAAGCCGGACGTGATCATCCTGGACGAACCGGTGTCCGCGCTGGACCTGTCCGTCCAGGCACAGGTCCTCAACCTGCTCAACGAGCTGCAGAAGGAACTGGGCGTCTCCTATATCTTCATCTCCCACGACCTCACCGTGGTCCGGCACGTCGCCGACCGGGTGGCCGTCATGTACCTGGGCAGGATCATCGAGACAGGGGAGACGGAAGAGGTCTTCGACCACCCCCGGCACCCCTACACCGCGGCACTCATGTCCGCTTCGCCCAAGCTCGACGTCACGGGCGCCAAGCGGGACAGGATTGTCCTTCAGGGCGAGCTGCCGTCCCCGCTGGATCCGCCGTCGGGCTGCCGCTTCCGGACCCGGTGCTGGAAGGCGCAGGACATTTGTGCCGAGGTGGCCCCGGAGCCGCAGGTCCTCACAGCCCCGGACGGCCGGCGGCACCTGGCCGAATGCCACTTCCCACTCGACACCATCAAGGGCCTCACCGGCGCCGCGGCCGCAGCGGCAACCGCCAACGCCTTGTGA